In Phragmites australis chromosome 16, lpPhrAust1.1, whole genome shotgun sequence, one DNA window encodes the following:
- the LOC133895186 gene encoding uncharacterized protein LOC133895186, which translates to MVQNIRLGHVLVDGGSSINLLFANALDTLQISRSVLKLSHPFFEITPGSSAKPLGQIELPVTFGSPGNFRTEMVPFDMVDFETTYNAILGQLAIAQFMAIAHYTYQAIKIPGLAGAITIFGNAKTALHSDKRSLVMVELDLGSQLENARPSGRPVKVHIIASIDDRLKAIFLDDSKPSKTV; encoded by the coding sequence ATGGTACAAAACATTCGATTGGGTCATGTACTGGTCGATGGTGGgagttccatcaacctcctctttgctAATGCTCTGGACACCCTGCAGATCTCGAGGAGCGTGTTGAAATTATCTCATCCCTTCTTCGAAATTACCCCTGGCTCCTCGGCTAAGCCGTTGGGACAGATCGAGTTGCCCGTCACCTTTGGCTCACCAGgtaacttcaggaccgaaaTGGTCCCGTTCGATATGGTGGACTTTGAGACCACTTACAATGCAATCCTGGGGCAACTAGCGATAGCCCAATTCATGGCCATAGCCCACTACACTTACCAAGCAATTAAGATCCCTGGCCTAGCTGGGGCCATCACCATTTTTGGCAACGCAAAAACGGCCCTGCACAGCGACAAGAGGAGTCTTGTCATGGTCGAGCTGGATCTTGGGTCACAGCTAGAGAACGCAAGGCCCAGTGGTCGCCCGGTGAAGGTCCATATCATCGCCAGTATAGACGATCGGCTCAAAGCCATTTTCCTAGATGACTCTAAGCCATCCAAGACGGTCTAG